The DNA sequence ACCGGCGAAGAGATCATCGGTATCTTCGCCCGGTCGCCCGGGGTAGGGTACGACCGGGTACACCAGGCGTTCGAGGAGCTGCTCGGGGAACTCGGGAGACTGATGGTCGGGACCGGCCGTGTTGCGGCGGTCCTGCTCGACGATGTCCATCTCGCCTCGAGCCTCGATCGCCGCCTCCTCCGGGATGTCATGCACGACCTCCCGCCCGGCATCCTCCTCGCCTTCACCTGCCGGACGGAAGATGGGGGCGGCTCCGGATACGCAACGATGCGGGAGGAACTTCGAGGTTCCGGGATACCGGAAGTGCCGCTCTCCGGGATGCAGCGGCACGAGATCCGGGAGATGGGGGAGAAGCGGTTTGATCTCTCCATCGACGACGCAGCCGCCGGCCTCCTCGAGGAGACCTCGGGCGACCCGTTCAGCCTCATGGCCTGCTTCAACGCCCTGCGCCACCGGGGTCTTGCACCGTCCCGGGCAACCATCGCGGACGTGCTCGCCGGGGCGGAGGACCCGGCAGGACTCGCCTTTGCCACGCTCCCCGAGTCGGGGAGGGCGTGGGCGGAGAATCTCTGCGTCTTAAACCCCCCGCTCCCGGTGCAGGTCATGGCCTGCATGCTCGATCTCCAGGGGGCGGATGTGACGCTGATGACCGACAGGATGCAGGAGAGCGGCATATTCCGGAGGCTCCCGGGCGGGGAGTACGCCTTCGCACACCCCCTCCTGCAGGAGCACTGCAGGCACGGGCTCTCTGCAGACGCAAGAGTTGCGCTTAACGCCCGTGCGGCAGACTGCTTCGAACGTTCCATGCACCGCCTCTCCGGCAGGCTGCACGTCCTTCTCTCGCTTGCCTGCCACTTCTTCCACGCGCGGGAGCACGGAAAGGCGGCGGACCTGAGCCTGGAACTCGGGGTCCGGTTCTACCATCGCGAGGATTACGATACGGCCCTGGTGCTGACCGAGCGCGCGATCGTCTCTGCAGAGCGTCTCGGGGATGACGCTCTCCTCGCCGCCGCACGGCAGCAGAGAGACCTGATCCGGCAGAAGGTCTCCGGTCCGGCCCGGGCCGTGCAGTGAGGGTTTATCGTCGCTCGCGAGAGACGATCTGGTGCGACTGGCATGCTCGAAGTGGAAGCAAAGTTTGGGGTCAGAGACCCGGAGGACGTCAGGGTCCGGCTCGACAGAAAGGGAGTGCAGATGGCCCGGCGGCAGCGGGAACGCGATGTCTACTACAACGCCCCCCACCGTGATTTCGGGCAGACCGACGAGGCGTTGCGGGTCAGGTACGACGATACCGGGTTTACCGTGACCTACAAAGGGCCAAGGGTCCGGGTCGGGAGCGCAAAGGCCCGCGAGGAGTTCAACCTGAAGGTAGCCTCGGGGGAAACCCTCGAGGGGATCCTCTCCCGTCTCGGTTTCCGGCTTGCCGCCACGGTCTCAAAAATGCGGGAGTTCTACGAGATGGGGGACGTGACGGTCACGCTCGACGACGTCGAGGGGCTCGGGACGTTCATCGAGATCGAGATACTGACAGAAGACGATAAAGAGGACGCTGCCGACCGGATCGGAGTGATTGCAAAAGAATTGGGTGTAGACGGTCCACCGATCTACACCTCGTATCTGGAGATGCTGCTGTCTAGACAGCAATAAGGTCGATATGGATATCTTTCGGCTCCTTCCCGAAGTGGATGATAGCGCCGTAGCCTTCTGAGGCGGGTCCGGGATTGACGACGGTGACGCCGTCGACCTCGGTTATACCCCGTGCCTCGTGGATGTGGGCACAGCAGACCAGGTCGAACCGGGTCATGTGCTTCCTGATGCTCCGGCTCCCGACGTGATCCTCGCTGACGGAATCCAGTGCCTCGTACGGCGGGGCATGGCTGAGCAGGACGTTGTGGACATTTTTGTCCATGTGGTTGGCGATCCGGGTGAGTTCTCTGTCAATCTCTTCTTCCGTCAGCTCAAACGGCGTATTGAAGGGGGTCTTGTTCGAACCCCCGAGACCGGCGAGCGTTATCTTGCCAAGGGCGATCCACGAGTTGTGCAGACAGACCGCATCCGAGCGCTCAAGCACGTCGATGATCTCGCGGGGATCACAGTTGCCGGGGATTGCGAAACACGGTACTTCAAAGTTGGAGAGTACCGAATCTACAGGCTCAAGTGGACCAAAGTTGGTGATGTCGCCTGCAATGATGACTGCATCGTAGTCGTAGCTGAGAAAAGCATCAAGCTTTCCGTAGTTACCGTGCAGATCTGCTAAGAGTAGCACATCCGTCATGCACTATAGGTGAGAAGTGCGTCTAAAAAACCTTATCTCATGATCCATCCATGAGCCGGTTATCCTGCCGCTGAGTGCCAGTTTGCCAAGAACCTTTTCCGTCTCCGGAAGAAGCCGGCGTGGGCGGCTGTTTCGGAGCGGGGTCCCGGGCAGCGGCATAAAATAGTGGATGTGTGCCTTCCCCTCCCGGGCGACCAGTTTCACGAGGTCGAGCGTTGCGCGCTGGTCGTCGTCGCTCTCGAACGGCAGCCCGAGAATGAAATCGACGATCGGGAAGAGCCCGTGCTCACGGCAGAGATCGATGGCACGGACGACGTCCTCCACGGTATGCCCCCGGTGCAGACGGCGGAGCACCGCATCGCTCCCCGATTGGGCCCCGAAGTGCAGGCGGGTGTTGGCGCAGTGGTCGAGGACGAGCTCGACGGACTGCCGCGAGACGCACTCCGGGCGCACCTCACCGGGGAAGGTGCCGAAATAGATCCGCCCGTCGAGGCTCCGGAGGAGCC is a window from the Methanoculleus oceani genome containing:
- a CDS encoding AAA family ATPase; this encodes MVEVQQRAWGVSYAPSPPEEFCGRQEERERLSAVLSRAGEHGQAVMISGPPGIGKSSLLNRLAYEVQERPGGLQSPVLRGEVFDLPGMIFSAFRELLKDLQRSAASARFGDTLDAEGMKEAIRYADDVFEKYAATVEPVGLLSRTGEEIIGIFARSPGVGYDRVHQAFEELLGELGRLMVGTGRVAAVLLDDVHLASSLDRRLLRDVMHDLPPGILLAFTCRTEDGGGSGYATMREELRGSGIPEVPLSGMQRHEIREMGEKRFDLSIDDAAAGLLEETSGDPFSLMACFNALRHRGLAPSRATIADVLAGAEDPAGLAFATLPESGRAWAENLCVLNPPLPVQVMACMLDLQGADVTLMTDRMQESGIFRRLPGGEYAFAHPLLQEHCRHGLSADARVALNARAADCFERSMHRLSGRLHVLLSLACHFFHAREHGKAADLSLELGVRFYHREDYDTALVLTERAIVSAERLGDDALLAAARQQRDLIRQKVSGPARAVQ
- the cyaB gene encoding class IV adenylate cyclase, whose product is MLEVEAKFGVRDPEDVRVRLDRKGVQMARRQRERDVYYNAPHRDFGQTDEALRVRYDDTGFTVTYKGPRVRVGSAKAREEFNLKVASGETLEGILSRLGFRLAATVSKMREFYEMGDVTVTLDDVEGLGTFIEIEILTEDDKEDAADRIGVIAKELGVDGPPIYTSYLEMLLSRQQ
- a CDS encoding metallophosphoesterase family protein; amino-acid sequence: MTDVLLLADLHGNYGKLDAFLSYDYDAVIIAGDITNFGPLEPVDSVLSNFEVPCFAIPGNCDPREIIDVLERSDAVCLHNSWIALGKITLAGLGGSNKTPFNTPFELTEEEIDRELTRIANHMDKNVHNVLLSHAPPYEALDSVSEDHVGSRSIRKHMTRFDLVCCAHIHEARGITEVDGVTVVNPGPASEGYGAIIHFGKEPKDIHIDLIAV